A genomic stretch from Archocentrus centrarchus isolate MPI-CPG fArcCen1 unplaced genomic scaffold, fArcCen1 scaffold_94_ctg1, whole genome shotgun sequence includes:
- the LOC115778017 gene encoding mucin-5AC-like: MELQFVNSSVPNDTQIKDVLISMTLKVKGFDIENSTISVSDTSAATTTTVTPSTTTPAETAITPAGTNTTAAPTTMTTEKTTTAPVQVFLFLQFLEPYVPELNDPSSSVYKDRERRVKETCDRVYHPKFPYYIGAILIKFSIVTVQTRVDRTEAKVELVFNQTAPNAKVPEKNVIVQTLKDAIQNSSINFTITIFPDTVSVTSVPVNVTTAAPATTNSTTAAPATTNSMTAAPATTNSMTAAPTTASSTMVANTASLPATAISTASTATSGGAPHKISPSTAFILVLLLWLLPSQ, from the exons ATGGAACTCCAGTTTGTAAACTCATCCGTTCCTAATGACACTCAGATCAAGGATGTTTTGATTAGTATGACTTTAAAAGTCAAGGGCTTTGACATAGAAAATTCAACCATATCAGTCAGTGACACat ctgcagcaacaaCTACCACAGTTACCCCATCAACAACCACACCGGCAGAAACAGCCATCACACCTGCAGGAACAAATACCACAGCAGCTCCAACCACTATGACAACTGAGAAAACAACTACTGCACCTGTtcaagtttttctgtttttacagttCCTTGAACCATATGTACCTGAACTCAATGACCCCAGCAGCAGTGTGTACAAAGATCGCGAAAGACGGGTTAAAGAGACG TGTGATAGAGTATACCACCCAAAATTTCCTTACTACATTGGTGCCATTCTGATTAAGTTCAG TATTGTTACAGTCCAAACACGAGTGGATAGAACTGAGGCAAAGGTGGAGCTTGTGTTCAATCAAACAGCTCCCAATGCAAAAGTCCCAGAGAAGAATGTCATTGTTCAAACTTTAAAAGATGCTATTCAGAATTCCAGCATCAATTTCACCATCACCATATTTCCTGACACAGTATCAGTAACTTCTG TTCCTGTCAATGTCACGACTGCTGCACCAGCAACTACCAATTCCACGACTGCTGCACCAGCAACTACCAATTCCATGACTGCTGCACCAGCAACTACCAATTCCATGACTGCTGCACCAACAACTGCCAGCTCCACTATGGTTGCAAATACAGCTTCCCTACCTGCAACTGCTATATCTACTGCATCAACTGCAACTTCGGGTGGAGCACCTCACAAGATTAGTCCCAGCACTGCTTTCATCTTGGTGCTGTTGTTATGGCTTCTACCAAGTCAGTAA